The Kitasatospora paranensis genome has a window encoding:
- a CDS encoding DUF1996 domain-containing protein: MIVAPGVSNGAHHMHDYVGNLITDAFSANNRLARAGTTCSNGDQSAYYWPVLRLLNGVTEKDAKAPGGGQDSNVGRILQPADVQITYNSAAGNKVQPMTRFLRIITGDAKALTNGPANAHASWSCTGFENRQLADKYPICPNGSRVVRTLKFPDCWDGKNIDSANHRTHTAFSQANGSCPKNFRAIPQLVERVAYDVPTGVRFAVDSFPEQLHNPVTDHGDFINVMNRNLLDQMVSCINEGRRCG, translated from the coding sequence GTGATCGTGGCCCCCGGGGTGAGCAACGGCGCCCACCACATGCACGACTACGTGGGGAACCTCATCACCGACGCGTTCTCCGCGAACAACCGGCTCGCCCGCGCCGGCACCACCTGTTCGAACGGGGACCAGTCCGCCTACTACTGGCCGGTGCTGCGGCTCCTCAACGGCGTGACCGAGAAGGACGCCAAGGCGCCGGGCGGCGGCCAGGACAGCAACGTGGGGCGCATCCTGCAGCCGGCGGACGTCCAGATCACCTACAACTCCGCCGCCGGGAACAAGGTCCAGCCGATGACCCGATTCCTGCGGATCATCACCGGCGACGCCAAGGCCCTCACCAACGGGCCGGCCAACGCCCACGCCTCGTGGAGCTGCACCGGGTTCGAGAACCGGCAGCTCGCCGACAAGTACCCGATCTGCCCCAACGGCAGCCGGGTCGTGCGGACCCTGAAGTTCCCGGACTGCTGGGACGGCAAGAACATCGACAGCGCCAACCACCGCACCCACACGGCCTTCTCCCAGGCGAACGGCAGCTGCCCCAAGAACTTCCGGGCGATCCCCCAGCTGGTGGAGCGCGTCGCCTACGACGTGCCGACCGGCGTGCGCTTCGCCGTCGACAGCTTCCCCGAGCAGCTCCACAACCCGGTCACCGACCACGGCGACTTCATCAACGTGATGAACCGGAACCTGCTCGACCAGATGGTGAGCTGCATCAACGAGGGGCGTCGCTGCGGATGA
- a CDS encoding DUF4142 domain-containing protein, translating to MSTVTALVVPVVRSAGSYRSPQAAGGAPGTVQTPTGPLTAVDRDFVKRVRWAGLWEIPAGRMAVTKGGTPEVRTAGQHLIDGHTELDQAVLQTAGTLGLDVPSAPSAQQQAWLKQLDAAQGDEFDRLFANIVRNAHGQVFAVVAQVRASTQNSAVRDLATLANSTVLDHMMVLEATGLVKFGDLSSPPAAAPSPSATRR from the coding sequence ATGTCCACGGTGACGGCATTGGTCGTGCCGGTGGTGCGTTCGGCGGGCTCGTACCGCAGTCCGCAGGCGGCGGGCGGCGCACCGGGCACGGTGCAGACACCGACCGGGCCGCTGACGGCGGTCGACCGGGACTTCGTCAAACGGGTCCGGTGGGCCGGGCTGTGGGAGATCCCCGCAGGCCGGATGGCCGTCACCAAGGGCGGCACCCCTGAGGTCAGGACGGCCGGCCAGCACCTGATCGACGGGCACACCGAGCTCGACCAGGCGGTGCTGCAGACGGCGGGGACACTGGGGCTGGACGTCCCCAGTGCACCCTCCGCCCAGCAGCAGGCCTGGCTGAAACAGCTGGACGCCGCCCAGGGCGACGAATTCGACCGGCTCTTCGCGAATATCGTGCGCAATGCGCACGGGCAGGTGTTCGCCGTCGTCGCCCAGGTGCGCGCCAGTACCCAGAATTCCGCCGTCCGGGATCTCGCGACCCTGGCGAATTCGACCGTTCTCGACCACATGATGGTCCTGGAGGCCACCGGGCTGGTGAAATTCGGAGACCTGTCCTCGCCGCCGGCCGCCGCGCCCTCGCCGTCCGCGACGCGGCGCTAG
- a CDS encoding helix-turn-helix domain-containing protein, with product MDSLTLTDGRREPVRRRSAEPAGRPVLRDRPRAVQAVALTVSPGPPPPGLSAAKVVAYLHGPEPYLLIPDPAPGMHRTLVRWLQGRSAVVGPVVARADAGASLRWARTLLALTPQRPGSTGEILFVEDHLAKVVLLQDPLLAGHLSAKWLARLQDMTPTQQTRMEQTLLAWLEGGGATGAALLLRIHPQTVRYRLRKLERLFGSSLRTSQARFEILLALKIHGMAAECARLRHRAEELPSRQASGPRQDIRPIGP from the coding sequence GTGGATTCACTGACCCTGACCGACGGCCGCCGCGAACCGGTGCGGCGCCGGTCGGCCGAGCCCGCCGGCCGGCCCGTGCTGCGGGACCGCCCGAGAGCGGTCCAGGCGGTGGCGCTCACCGTCTCGCCCGGGCCGCCCCCGCCCGGACTCTCCGCCGCGAAGGTCGTCGCCTACCTCCACGGCCCCGAGCCGTACCTCTTGATCCCGGACCCGGCCCCGGGGATGCACCGGACGCTCGTCCGCTGGCTCCAGGGCCGGTCGGCGGTGGTCGGCCCCGTGGTGGCGCGTGCGGACGCCGGAGCCTCGCTGCGCTGGGCCCGCACCCTGCTGGCGCTGACGCCGCAACGACCCGGCAGCACGGGGGAGATCCTCTTCGTCGAGGACCACCTGGCCAAGGTGGTGCTCCTCCAGGACCCGCTGCTCGCCGGCCACCTGTCCGCCAAATGGCTCGCCCGGCTCCAGGACATGACGCCGACCCAGCAGACCAGGATGGAACAGACCCTGCTCGCCTGGCTGGAGGGCGGGGGTGCGACCGGCGCCGCGCTGCTGCTGCGCATCCACCCGCAGACCGTCCGGTACCGGCTCCGGAAGCTGGAGCGGCTCTTCGGCAGCAGCCTGCGCACCTCGCAGGCGCGGTTCGAGATCCTGCTGGCGCTGAAGATCCACGGCATGGCCGCCGAGTGCGCCCGGCTGCGCCACAGAGCGGAGGAACTGCCGTCGCGTCAGGCCTCCGGGCCCCGGCAGGACATCCGGCCCATCGGACCCTGA
- a CDS encoding LysR family transcriptional regulator, which produces MRGFSAAGQVLFLSQSSVSKQVQNLEIALRTQLVDRSGPKIRPTLAGEVLLAQSKEVLALADQAVAAVQAAALLRSEPLVIGSTSTVGGHFLPLVLQELRRREPAVRFGLTVSTAGQLAEALEEGRTGIGLSASTLPPGRHRSERLADDDMLLVCPADHPLAGRDVRPADLTGETFLLRECGSQTRRQLTDLLHSWDIAGARTLDLWGTEGIKEAVRIGLGVGLVPRGSVRLELRHGVLAELGIRPAPERRTVMANWTLARPLTAYEQLLLTILREAARTTAAA; this is translated from the coding sequence ATGCGAGGGTTCTCGGCCGCGGGCCAGGTCCTCTTCCTGAGCCAGTCGTCCGTGTCGAAACAGGTGCAGAACCTGGAGATAGCCCTGCGGACCCAGTTGGTCGACCGCTCGGGCCCCAAGATCCGCCCCACCCTGGCCGGCGAGGTCCTGCTGGCGCAGAGCAAGGAGGTGCTGGCGTTGGCCGACCAGGCCGTCGCGGCCGTCCAGGCCGCGGCGCTCCTCCGCTCGGAGCCCCTGGTGATCGGCAGCACGAGCACCGTCGGCGGGCACTTCCTGCCCCTCGTCCTGCAGGAGCTCCGGCGCCGGGAGCCCGCCGTGCGGTTCGGCCTCACCGTCAGCACCGCCGGTCAACTCGCCGAGGCGCTGGAGGAGGGCCGGACGGGCATCGGACTGAGCGCCAGCACCCTGCCGCCCGGCCGGCACCGGTCGGAGCGGCTCGCCGACGACGACATGCTCCTCGTCTGCCCGGCCGACCACCCGCTGGCCGGACGGGACGTCCGACCCGCGGACCTGACCGGGGAGACCTTCCTGCTGCGCGAGTGCGGCTCCCAGACGCGCCGTCAGCTGACCGACCTGCTGCACAGCTGGGACATCGCCGGTGCCCGGACCCTCGACCTGTGGGGCACGGAGGGCATCAAGGAGGCCGTGCGGATCGGCCTCGGGGTGGGGTTGGTGCCGCGCGGGTCCGTCCGGCTCGAACTCCGCCACGGCGTGCTGGCCGAGCTGGGGATCCGCCCGGCGCCCGAACGTCGCACGGTGATGGCCAACTGGACGCTGGCGCGCCCGCTGACGGCCTACGAACAACTCCTGCTCACGATCCTGCGGGAGGCCGCACGGACGACCGCCGCGGCCTGA
- a CDS encoding adenylyl cyclase, which yields MSVTPNRRTVLRGAAVAAALPMVGGLSAGSASAAPDARGTTHLGANVLVFDPSMGDAAIQAQVDAVFKIQESNQFGSERYALAFKPGTYNVDINVGFYTHVLGLGESPDDVVINGHVTSDAQWFEGNGTQNFWRAAENLCIVPPDGLERWAVSQAAPMRRTHVKGNMTLWPSPPGNRWSSGGFLADSVVDGQVESGSQQQWLSRNDTFGSWTGSNWNMVFVGTEGAPAQSFPAPPMTTVDRTPVVREKPFLTVDAHGSYHVFVPALRRNSAGTTWASGRAAGHSVPLSHFYVARPGDSARTINRALSQGQHLLLTPGIYRLSDPLRVSRPGTVVLGLGLATLQAVDGNSLVEVADVDDVTIACVLLETASAGSRVLLGVGDGHSRRSHAARPTALFDVFVRVGGFVPGGTEVGIRIDSNDVIVDHVWIWRADHGLDGSVGWSVNPAGIGFLVNGDRVTTYGLFVEHFQNYEVLWKGNHGRTYFFQNEHPYDVPTQSAWTHNGTSGYAAYKVADSVTDHQAWGLGSYCFFNLQADIHTARAYEVPDTRGVVLTDLMTVCLNGPGGGGILHCVNNSGDPVQDGFGTYFMKRYSNGVATV from the coding sequence ATGTCTGTCACCCCGAACCGCAGAACCGTGCTCCGCGGCGCAGCGGTCGCCGCCGCCCTGCCCATGGTCGGCGGCCTCTCGGCCGGCTCGGCCTCGGCCGCGCCGGACGCCCGCGGGACCACCCACCTGGGTGCCAACGTCCTGGTCTTCGACCCCTCCATGGGCGATGCGGCGATCCAGGCCCAGGTCGACGCCGTGTTCAAGATCCAGGAGTCCAACCAGTTCGGCTCCGAGCGGTACGCCCTGGCCTTCAAGCCGGGCACCTACAACGTCGACATCAACGTCGGCTTCTACACGCACGTCCTCGGCCTCGGCGAGAGTCCCGACGATGTGGTGATCAACGGTCACGTCACCTCGGACGCACAGTGGTTCGAGGGCAACGGCACGCAGAACTTCTGGCGGGCCGCCGAGAACCTGTGCATCGTCCCGCCGGACGGCCTGGAGCGCTGGGCGGTCTCCCAGGCGGCCCCGATGCGCCGCACGCACGTCAAGGGCAACATGACCCTGTGGCCGAGCCCGCCCGGCAACCGCTGGTCCAGTGGCGGATTCCTCGCCGACAGCGTGGTGGACGGCCAGGTCGAGTCGGGTTCGCAGCAGCAGTGGCTGTCCCGCAACGACACCTTCGGCAGTTGGACGGGCTCCAACTGGAACATGGTCTTCGTCGGCACCGAGGGTGCTCCCGCGCAGAGCTTCCCCGCCCCTCCGATGACCACGGTCGACCGCACCCCCGTCGTCCGGGAGAAGCCGTTCCTCACCGTCGACGCCCACGGCTCGTACCACGTCTTCGTCCCGGCCCTGCGCCGCAACTCCGCCGGGACGACCTGGGCTTCGGGCAGGGCCGCCGGGCACAGCGTCCCGCTGTCGCACTTCTACGTGGCCCGGCCCGGCGACTCCGCCAGGACGATCAACCGCGCCCTCTCCCAGGGGCAGCACCTGCTGCTCACCCCGGGCATCTACCGGCTCTCCGACCCGCTGCGCGTCTCCCGGCCCGGCACGGTCGTCCTCGGCCTGGGTCTGGCCACCCTCCAGGCCGTCGACGGCAACTCGCTCGTCGAGGTCGCCGATGTCGACGACGTCACCATCGCCTGTGTGCTCCTGGAAACCGCCTCGGCCGGCTCCCGCGTCCTGCTCGGCGTCGGGGACGGCCACAGCCGGAGGAGCCACGCCGCCCGCCCCACCGCGCTCTTCGACGTGTTCGTCCGCGTCGGCGGTTTCGTGCCCGGCGGCACCGAGGTCGGCATCCGGATCGACAGCAACGACGTGATCGTCGACCACGTCTGGATCTGGCGTGCCGACCACGGCCTCGACGGCAGCGTCGGCTGGTCGGTCAACCCCGCCGGCATCGGCTTCCTCGTCAACGGCGACCGGGTCACCACCTACGGCCTGTTCGTCGAGCACTTCCAGAACTACGAGGTGCTCTGGAAGGGCAACCACGGCCGCACCTACTTCTTCCAGAACGAGCACCCCTACGACGTCCCCACCCAGTCCGCCTGGACGCACAACGGCACCAGCGGCTACGCCGCGTACAAGGTCGCCGACTCCGTCACCGACCACCAGGCCTGGGGCCTGGGCAGCTACTGCTTCTTCAACCTGCAGGCCGACATCCACACCGCGCGGGCCTACGAGGTGCCCGACACCCGCGGTGTGGTGCTCACCGACCTGATGACCGTCTGCCTCAACGGCCCCGGCGGCGGAGGCATCCTGCACTGCGTCAACAACAGCGGCGACCCGGTGCAGGACGGCTTCGGCACCTACTTCATGAAGCGCTACTCGAACGGTGTCGCGACCGTCTGA
- a CDS encoding GNAT family protein, giving the protein MGSVARNRGHAGRAVELALRVMTDELGLHRAEASTPLENLLSQRVLRRNGFSPSGVAHSSILLDGSRRDSLLWERILGDRPVAPG; this is encoded by the coding sequence ATCGGCAGTGTCGCCCGGAACCGGGGACACGCCGGACGCGCCGTCGAGCTCGCACTGCGGGTGATGACGGACGAACTCGGGCTGCACCGCGCCGAGGCCTCCACCCCTCTCGAGAACCTGCTGTCGCAGCGGGTGCTGCGCCGCAACGGGTTCAGCCCGTCCGGCGTCGCGCACTCCTCGATCCTGCTCGACGGGAGCCGGCGGGACTCGCTGCTGTGGGAGCGGATCCTCGGCGACCGGCCGGTCGCCCCGGGATGA
- a CDS encoding carbohydrate binding domain-containing protein, producing the protein MQANRSGRREQRPTVLRRSLAGVSAAAVIGAGLAVAGSVTAGAATPNLVSNPGFESGLSGWTCSGGSGAAVGSPVHSGASALKATPAGQDNAQCTQTISVQPNSQYTLSAYVQGSYVYLGATGTGLASDPSTWTPSSPSYGQLSVSFTTGANTTSVTVFLHGWYGQPTYYADDVSLTGPGGSSPSPTASPSSSASPTASPSTSASPTASPSTSASPSTSPSTSASPTTSPSGDTCPTKPRPSGKVLQGYWENWDGAGNGVHPGMGWVPITDSRIAAHGYNVINAAFPVILSDGTVLWQDGMDTNVKVSTPAEMCQAKAAGATLLMSIGGAAAGIDLSSSAVADKFVATVVPILKKYNFDGIDIDIETGLSGSGTITTLSASQSNLIRIIDGVLAQMPAGFGLTMAPETAYVTGGSVTYGSIWGAYLPIIKKYVDNGRLWWLNMQYYNGSMYGCSGDSYQAGTVQGFTAQTTCLNNGLTIQGTTVKVPYDKQVPGLPAQSGAGGGYMAPSLVSQSWNAFGGALKGLMTWSVNWDGSKGWTFGDNVKSLQGR; encoded by the coding sequence GTGCAGGCGAACCGGAGCGGCCGCCGCGAGCAGCGTCCCACCGTCCTGCGGCGTTCCCTCGCGGGGGTCAGCGCTGCCGCAGTCATCGGAGCCGGGCTCGCCGTGGCCGGCTCCGTCACGGCCGGGGCCGCCACCCCCAACCTGGTGTCCAATCCCGGATTCGAGAGCGGTCTCTCCGGCTGGACGTGCTCCGGCGGTTCCGGCGCGGCCGTCGGCAGTCCGGTCCACTCCGGCGCCTCCGCGCTCAAGGCCACGCCGGCCGGCCAGGACAACGCCCAGTGCACCCAGACCATCAGCGTGCAGCCCAACTCGCAGTACACGCTGAGCGCCTACGTCCAGGGCAGCTACGTCTACCTGGGCGCCACCGGCACCGGTCTCGCCAGTGACCCGTCCACCTGGACGCCGAGCAGCCCGTCGTACGGCCAGCTCAGCGTCAGCTTCACCACCGGGGCGAACACCACCTCGGTGACCGTCTTCCTGCACGGCTGGTACGGGCAGCCCACGTACTACGCGGACGACGTGTCGCTCACCGGCCCCGGCGGCAGCAGCCCCTCGCCGACCGCCAGCCCGTCGAGCAGCGCTTCCCCGACTGCCAGCCCATCGACCAGTGCGTCGCCGACCGCCAGTCCGTCGACGAGCGCTTCGCCGAGCACCAGTCCGTCGACGAGCGCCTCGCCGACCACCAGCCCCTCGGGCGACACCTGCCCCACGAAGCCCAGGCCGTCGGGCAAGGTGCTGCAGGGGTACTGGGAGAACTGGGACGGTGCCGGCAACGGGGTCCACCCCGGCATGGGCTGGGTCCCCATCACGGACAGCCGGATCGCCGCGCACGGCTACAACGTCATCAACGCCGCCTTTCCGGTGATCCTCTCCGACGGCACCGTGCTGTGGCAGGACGGCATGGACACCAACGTCAAGGTGTCGACCCCCGCCGAGATGTGCCAGGCCAAGGCGGCCGGGGCGACGCTCCTGATGTCGATCGGCGGCGCAGCCGCGGGCATCGACCTGAGTTCCAGCGCCGTCGCCGACAAGTTCGTGGCGACCGTCGTCCCGATCCTCAAGAAGTACAACTTCGACGGGATCGACATCGACATCGAGACCGGCCTGTCCGGCAGCGGCACCATCACCACGCTGTCCGCCTCCCAGTCCAACCTGATCCGCATCATCGACGGCGTGCTGGCCCAGATGCCCGCCGGCTTCGGCCTGACGATGGCACCGGAAACCGCGTACGTCACCGGTGGCAGCGTCACCTACGGATCGATCTGGGGCGCCTACCTGCCGATCATCAAGAAGTACGTCGACAACGGCCGTCTGTGGTGGCTGAACATGCAGTACTACAACGGCAGCATGTACGGCTGCTCCGGCGACTCCTACCAGGCCGGCACCGTCCAGGGCTTCACCGCGCAGACCACGTGCCTGAACAACGGACTGACCATCCAGGGCACCACGGTCAAGGTGCCCTACGACAAGCAGGTGCCCGGGCTGCCGGCCCAGTCCGGCGCGGGCGGCGGCTACATGGCGCCGAGTCTGGTCAGCCAGTCGTGGAACGCCTTCGGCGGTGCCCTGAAGGGGCTCATGACGTGGTCGGTCAACTGGGACGGCTCGAAGGGCTGGACCTTCGGCGACAACGTCAAGTCCCTCCAGGGTCGTTGA
- a CDS encoding putative Ig domain-containing protein, whose amino-acid sequence MNDLLTDNGVDNTDPFGFSVDLLNITTDNPRAISDSSDPVLHGPFGTVTGSILRNGTTFTLKPADNPSVKGLVYRTGYSGNTGAFFVTSTFGSGRVAIWGDSSTIDDGTGQSGNTLYNGWDDPAGTDAALALNATAWLASGSGTGSGSGSVTLTNPGSRTATVGTATGLQLAATDTAGGTLGYGATGLPAGLTLNATTGLISGTPTTAGTYSVTATATDSTGPSASASFTWTVGTAGGGCTAAQLLTNPGFEAGSTASWTETNSGGSSSINSSSSEPPHSGTYDAWLDGYGTTTTDTLAQSVTLPTGCASATLSFWLHIDTAGSGTTVFDTLKVQVLNSSGAVLSTLATYSNTDAASGYQQHSFSLAAYAGQTVTVKFTGAEDYTKQTSFVLDDTAVNVS is encoded by the coding sequence ATGAACGACCTGCTGACCGACAACGGTGTCGACAACACCGACCCGTTCGGCTTCTCGGTGGACCTCCTCAACATCACCACCGACAACCCGCGCGCGATCAGCGACAGTTCGGACCCGGTGCTGCACGGCCCGTTCGGCACCGTCACCGGCTCCATCCTGCGCAACGGCACCACCTTCACCCTCAAGCCCGCCGACAACCCGTCGGTGAAGGGCCTGGTCTACCGGACGGGATACAGCGGCAACACCGGCGCCTTCTTCGTCACCAGCACCTTCGGCAGCGGCCGCGTCGCCATCTGGGGCGACAGCTCCACCATCGACGACGGCACCGGACAGAGCGGCAACACCCTCTACAACGGCTGGGACGACCCCGCCGGCACCGACGCCGCCCTCGCCCTCAACGCCACCGCCTGGCTGGCCTCCGGGAGCGGCACCGGCAGCGGCAGCGGCAGCGTCACCCTCACCAATCCCGGCAGCCGCACCGCCACCGTCGGCACCGCCACCGGCCTCCAGCTGGCCGCGACCGACACCGCCGGCGGCACTCTCGGCTACGGCGCGACCGGCCTCCCCGCGGGCCTGACGCTCAACGCCACGACCGGCCTGATCAGCGGCACCCCCACCACCGCCGGAACGTACAGCGTGACTGCCACCGCGACCGACTCCACCGGCCCCTCCGCCTCGGCCTCGTTCACCTGGACGGTCGGCACGGCCGGCGGCGGGTGCACCGCCGCCCAACTCCTCACCAACCCGGGCTTCGAGGCCGGCTCGACCGCCTCCTGGACGGAGACCAACTCCGGCGGCTCCAGCAGCATCAACAGCAGCTCCAGCGAGCCGCCGCACTCCGGCACGTACGACGCCTGGCTGGACGGGTACGGCACGACGACCACCGACACCCTCGCCCAGTCCGTCACCCTGCCGACCGGCTGCGCCAGCGCCACCCTGAGCTTCTGGCTGCACATCGACACCGCCGGCTCGGGCACCACGGTCTTCGACACCCTCAAGGTCCAGGTGCTGAACTCCTCCGGCGCGGTGCTCTCCACCCTCGCCACCTACTCCAACACCGATGCCGCCAGCGGCTACCAGCAGCACAGCTTCAGCCTGGCCGCGTACGCCGGGCAGACGGTGACGGTGAAGTTCACCGGCGCCGAGGACTACACCAAGCAGACGTCGTTCGTGCTGGACGACACCGCGGTCAACGTCTCCTGA
- a CDS encoding cellulose binding domain-containing protein has product MLFRRRPDGLRRPLAVTASAALAVVAAALPLSTPAAAADPAATGDTTVTVNASAGLGTVGSTALGANTAIWDSSMNDPQVVSLYKAAGIGALRYPGGSYSDTYHWVDNTAPGGYVAPGTDFDAFMGTVKASGAQPILIANYGSGTPQEAADWVRYANVTKGYGAKYWEIGNEIYGNGVYGSGWENDTHADKTPDQYAREVKAYAAVMKAVDPTVRIGAVLTMPGNWPDGSVAAGDSGDWNHTVLAAVAHDVDFVSVHWYPNTGNGDQSLAAVQQLPGELREVRNLVNQYAGADSANIGIAMTEVNSNSGSGAFTSRPNGLFAAEAMITALENGVFNVDWWDTHNGAGAVTTVGGETDFGDMGMLSNGSCSGSVCEPAVDTPFAPYYGIKALGALSDPGDTMVASGASEAQVSSHAVLRADGDLSVLLLNKSSTASHTVDLRYLGFTADSSAPSVQRWAPGDDGLVDATGTATSASATLAPYSVTVLTVHPKSGTGSSAATVGTPGAPQTTSVGANTVTVSWPATTGAVDRYEVYEQLGTTIQLLGSSTGTSATLYNLPPGSRHTVNVLARDQAGRLSRPSVPLTFTTGTPNDSTCTVSYQVTTSWSNGFVANVVVSNLGPADINGWTLDFDWPSTGQSTSSWWNADITSTGQHVRVTNGQYNAKLAPNGGNSVNFGFVGGNNGANPSPTVFRLNGTVCRTII; this is encoded by the coding sequence ATGCTGTTCCGCAGGAGACCAGACGGGCTCCGCCGCCCCCTCGCCGTGACGGCCTCGGCAGCCCTGGCCGTGGTGGCCGCGGCACTGCCGCTGTCCACCCCCGCCGCCGCGGCCGACCCCGCCGCCACCGGCGACACCACGGTCACGGTCAACGCGAGCGCGGGCCTGGGCACCGTCGGTTCCACCGCACTCGGCGCCAACACCGCCATCTGGGACTCGTCCATGAACGACCCCCAGGTGGTCTCCCTGTACAAAGCCGCCGGGATCGGCGCACTGCGCTACCCGGGCGGCTCCTACTCCGACACCTACCACTGGGTCGACAACACCGCGCCCGGTGGCTACGTCGCCCCGGGCACCGACTTCGACGCCTTCATGGGAACCGTGAAGGCGTCCGGCGCCCAGCCGATCCTGATCGCCAACTACGGCTCCGGCACGCCCCAGGAGGCCGCGGACTGGGTCCGCTACGCCAACGTCACCAAGGGCTACGGGGCGAAGTACTGGGAGATCGGCAACGAGATCTACGGCAACGGCGTCTACGGCAGCGGCTGGGAGAACGACACCCACGCGGACAAGACGCCGGACCAGTACGCCAGGGAGGTCAAGGCCTACGCCGCGGTCATGAAGGCCGTCGACCCCACCGTCAGGATCGGTGCGGTGCTCACCATGCCCGGCAACTGGCCGGACGGATCGGTGGCCGCGGGCGACAGCGGCGACTGGAACCACACCGTGCTCGCCGCCGTCGCCCACGACGTCGACTTCGTCAGCGTCCACTGGTACCCGAACACCGGCAACGGCGACCAGTCGCTCGCCGCCGTGCAGCAACTGCCCGGTGAGCTCCGCGAGGTGCGCAACCTGGTGAACCAGTACGCGGGCGCCGACTCCGCGAACATCGGCATCGCGATGACCGAGGTGAACTCCAACTCCGGCAGCGGCGCCTTCACCAGCCGCCCCAACGGCCTGTTCGCCGCGGAGGCCATGATCACGGCCCTGGAGAACGGCGTCTTCAACGTGGACTGGTGGGACACCCACAACGGCGCCGGCGCCGTCACCACGGTGGGCGGTGAGACCGACTTCGGCGACATGGGCATGCTGTCGAACGGCAGTTGCTCCGGCAGCGTCTGCGAGCCGGCGGTCGACACCCCGTTCGCGCCGTACTACGGCATCAAGGCGCTGGGCGCCCTGAGCGATCCGGGTGACACCATGGTGGCCTCCGGCGCCTCCGAGGCCCAGGTCTCGTCGCACGCGGTGCTCCGGGCCGACGGCGACCTCAGCGTTCTGCTGCTGAACAAGAGTTCCACCGCCTCACACACCGTGGACCTGCGGTACCTGGGCTTCACCGCCGACTCCTCGGCCCCCTCCGTCCAGCGCTGGGCGCCCGGTGACGACGGACTGGTGGACGCGACCGGGACGGCCACCTCCGCGTCGGCTACCCTGGCCCCGTACTCCGTCACCGTGCTGACCGTGCACCCGAAGAGCGGCACCGGTTCGTCCGCCGCCACTGTCGGCACCCCCGGGGCTCCGCAGACCACCTCGGTGGGCGCCAACACCGTCACGGTGAGCTGGCCGGCCACCACCGGCGCCGTGGACCGCTACGAGGTCTACGAGCAGCTCGGCACCACCATCCAGCTGCTCGGTTCGTCCACCGGCACCTCCGCCACGCTCTACAACCTGCCGCCGGGCTCCCGGCACACGGTCAACGTGCTGGCCCGGGACCAGGCAGGGCGCCTCTCCCGGCCCTCCGTCCCGCTGACCTTCACCACCGGCACGCCGAACGACAGCACCTGCACGGTCTCCTACCAGGTGACCACCAGCTGGAGCAACGGCTTCGTCGCCAACGTCGTGGTGAGCAACCTCGGCCCGGCGGACATCAACGGCTGGACGCTGGACTTCGACTGGCCGTCCACCGGGCAGTCCACGAGCTCGTGGTGGAACGCCGACATCACCAGTACGGGCCAGCACGTCCGGGTGACCAACGGTCAGTACAACGCGAAGCTCGCGCCGAACGGGGGCAACTCCGTCAACTTCGGCTTCGTCGGCGGCAACAACGGCGCCAACCCGTCCCCGACCGTCTTCAGGCTGAACGGAACGGTCTGCCGGACGATCATCTGA